CCCCCAGGAGGCCGTCCCATGCCGCAGTATGTGATCGAGCGCAACATCCCCGGTGCCGGCAAGCTCACGCCCGCCGAACTCAAGGCCATCTCGCAGAAGTCGTGCGGCGTGCTGGACCAGCTCGGTACCAAGATCCAGTGGGTGCACAGCTACGTCACCGCGGACCAGATCCTCTGCATCTACCGCGCGCCCAACGAGCAGATGGTGCGGGAGCATGCCCGCCTCGGGGGGTTCCCCGCCGACAAGGTGTCGGAGATCAAGACGATCATCAATCCGACCACAGCGGAGTAGCATGCCGGGTGGTGCCCAATGGC
This DNA window, taken from Gemmatimonadaceae bacterium, encodes the following:
- a CDS encoding DUF4242 domain-containing protein; the protein is MPQYVIERNIPGAGKLTPAELKAISQKSCGVLDQLGTKIQWVHSYVTADQILCIYRAPNEQMVREHARLGGFPADKVSEIKTIINPTTAE